From the genome of Lotus japonicus ecotype B-129 chromosome 6, LjGifu_v1.2, one region includes:
- the LOC130726647 gene encoding uncharacterized protein LOC130726647 — protein LFRSDRLNRTNSIGNDLEKNQVASSRNVQVQDHIDAVSSILVNENHYSRFVALDGCSCSCSCSCSAASQLLNDRWTAAIQSYNNSKDSSEKLGMYSGGTSVWTHFRLPHQIMSKDSLLALVTTITFSRRLNFLHTVIHDVYWLSCIAAVPSDFDFIYFRRRNSAKNQS, from the coding sequence TTGTTCAGATCTGATCGTCTCAACCGAACAAATAGTATTGGGAATGATTTAGAAAAGAACCAAGTTGCTTCTTCAAGAAATGTTCAAGTTCAAGATCACATAGATGCTGTGAGCAGTATTCTTGTTAATGAGAATCATTATTCAAGATTCGTAGCTTTAGATGGATGTAGTTGCAGTTGCAGTTGCAGTTGCAGTGCAGCTTCTCAGCTTCTTAATGATCGTTGGACAGCTGCAATACAGTCCTACAATAACTCCAAAGATTCATCTGAAAAGCTAGGTATGTATTCGGGTGGAACATCAGTATGGACTCATTTCAGACTCCCTCATCAGATTATGTCCAAAGATTCTCTGTTAGCTTTGGTTACAACAATAACTTTCTCCAGGAGACTGAATTTCCTTCACACTGTTATACATGACGTGTATTGGTTGTCCTGCATTGCTGCTGTTCCCTCTGATTTCGATTTCATTTACTTTCGCAGACGAAACAGTGCCAAGAATCAAAGTTAA
- the LOC130726646 gene encoding NAC domain-containing protein 73-like, translating to MKWCNDSDKEKGNKYLITPTNTPKAIINLTEGIHTIKCPSCSHNTDVRDQGGIHGLPAGVKFDPNDQEILEHLEAKVVSDVCKLHPLIDQFIPTLQGDNGICYTHPEKLPGVSKDGQVRHFFHRPSKAYTTGTRKRRKVHTDDEGSETRWHKTGKTRAVFAGGGAVKGFKKIMVLYTNFGRQRKPEKTNWVMHQYHLGSNEEEQDGELVVSKVFYQTQPRQCGTSIIRDPP from the exons ATGAAATGGTGCAATGACTCTGATAAGGAGAAGGGCAATAAATATTTAATCACGCCCACGAATACTCCTAAAGCTATCATCAATCTCACAGAAGGAATTCATACAATAAAATGCCCCTCATGTAGCCATAACACGGATGTCAGAGATCAG GGTGGAATTCATGGATTGCCGGCTGGAGTGAAGTTTGATCCAAATGACCAAGAAATACTGGAGCATTTGGAGGCCAAGGTAGTGTCTGATGTGTGCAAGCTTCATCCCCTTATTGATCAGTTCATACCAACGCTTCAAGGCGATAATGGAATCTGCTATACACACCCAGAAAAGCTACCag GAGTTAGCAAAGATGGGCAGGTCCGCCACTTCTTTCACAGGCCTTCTAAAGCATACACAACAGGAACAAGGAAAAGAAGAAAGGTTCACACTGATGATGAAGGAAGCGAAACTAGATGGCACAAAACAGGGAAAACTAGAGCTGTTTTTGCTGGTGGTGGTGCAGTGAAGGGTTTTAAAAAGATTATGGTACTCTACACCAACTTTGGCAGGCAAAGGAAGCCTGAGAAGACCAATTGGGTGATGCATCAATACCATCTTGGCAGTAATGAAGAAGAGCAAGATGGAGAATTAGTTGTTTCAAAGGTCTTCTACCAGACACAACCTAGACAATGTGGTACTTCCATTATAAGAGATCCTCCATAG
- the LOC130722071 gene encoding putative disease resistance RPP13-like protein 1 isoform X1, with amino-acid sequence MAVALVGGAFLSGFVNVALDKLTSPEFLNFIRRKKLDNLHLRLKTTLYAVKAVLNDAEQKHITDSEVKNWLDDLKDAVYVADDVLDLLSTKAATGKQVSNIFSRHFNFNSQDRDMVNRLEDIVGRLESIVKHRDILGLKEVANVTMSSRLPSTSLMETRSTIYGRDQDEKAILKLLIDDNQSDGKVCVIPIVGMGGVGKTTLAQLVYNDDHVKQKFSLRAWACVSDEFDILKVMKTITGAITKRNCTLNDIDLLHLELKENLTGKKFLIVLDDVWMENSVNWNFLIKHLQFGTQGSKILVTTRSEKAASMIQTFQCYHMNQLSDKDCWYVFASHAGISLESTGNMTFETIGRQIVKRCKGSPLAAQSLGGLLRGKHDIGDWNNILNSNIWELPENESNIIPALRISYHYLPPHLKRCFVYCSLFPKDYKFYKDELILLWMAEDLLEPTKTGKTLEEVGHGYFVDLASRSFFQRDISNEYFVMHDLIHDLAILLSGEFYSRLEELGKEAKISTKTRHLSISGFIGQVSESFDIFSKVKILRSFLPINLKDSPFNNGKAACTILSNLKYLRELSFCKFSNLDALPDSIGEMIHLRYLNLSHTSINALPESLCNLYNLQTLKLYNCRELTMLPNDMQNLVKLRHLDIWGTDLKEMPREMSKLHHLQHLSCFIVGKHEENGIKQLGKLSNLHGLLKIMKLENVSNSNEALEAKVRDKKHLDRLELCWSSGNDFNDSQGEMDILCKLQPHQDLKGLEISGYRGTKFSEWVGYSSFHRMTRIVLSGCENCCMLPSLGQLPSLKSLHIRKLNGLENVGVEFFKSDDSFTGTPFPSLEKLDIWNMPCWEVWNHPIESNAFPQLKRLTISDCPRLRGDLPTHLPALESLSIKNCEQLASNLPRAPVIRSLNVEKSNKVSLRELPISVEELEIRGSEAVESMFEAISIIQPTCLQVLEIRSCSSALSFPGDCLPASLKRLEIRKCRKLEFPKQNELLEALTVWDSCDSLISLQLETFPNLRSLTIINCANLERISVPNAGLHNLTSFEINGCPKFVSFPIEGLHAPNLTEIVVFNCEKLKSLPCHMNTRLPKLESLWISNCQEIESFPSKGDMPSSLRSLTIDGCENVIRSTCLASMDMLTDLTIGGPWDGVKSFPQEGLMLLPPSLTSLRLSGLISVETLECKGLLHLTSLHQLTIRFCPKLKNVAAERLPASLIKLDIIRCPLLEERCKMKHPQIWPKISHIPGIAVNYRWIS; translated from the coding sequence ATGGCAGTTGCATTAGTGGGTGGAGCTTTTCTCTCTGGTTTTGTTAATGTTGCTCTTGATAAGCTCACTTCTCCTGAGTTTCTCAACTTCATCCGGAGAAAGAAGCTTGACAATTTGCATTTAAGGTTGAAGACTACTCTTTATGCCGTTAAAGCTGTGCTGAACGATGCAGAGCAGAAACATATAACAGACTCTGAAGTGAAAAACTGGCTTGATGACCTCAAAGACGCTGTCTATGTGGCTGATGACGTTCTGGATCTGCTTTCTACTAAAGCTGCCACTGGAAAGCAGGTGAGCAACATCTTCTCTAgacatttcaatttcaattctcAAGACAGGGACATGGTTAACCGCTTGGAAGACATAGTTGGCAGACTAGAATCCATTGTCAAACACAGAGATATTCTTGGTCTTAAGGAGGTTGCTAACGTCACCATGTCATCGAGACTTCCATCTACCTCTCTCATGGAGACTCGGTCTACTATCTATGGTAGGGATCAAGATGAGAAGGCCATACTCAAGTTGTTGATAGATGATAATCAAAGTGATGGTAAAGTATGTGTCATCCCTATTGTGGGCATGGGCGGAGTGGGGAAAACCACTTTAGCCCAACTGGTGTATAATGATGATCATGTAAAGCAGAAGTTTAGTTTACGTGCATGGGCTTGTGTTTCAGATGAATTTGATATTCTCAAGGTTATGAAGACTATCACAGGGGCTATTACCAAAAGAAATTGTACTCTGAATGATATCGATTTGCTTCATCTTGAATTGAAGGAAAATTTGACCGGGAAGAAATTCTTAATAGTATTGGATGATGTTTGGATGGAGAATTCTGTTAATTGGAATTTTCTTATAAAACATCTTCAGTTCGGGACACAGGGAAGTAAAATCCTCGTGACAACACGTAGTGAAAAAGCTGCTTCTATGATCCAAACCTTCCAATGTTACCATATGAATCAATTGTCTGATAAAGATTGTTGGTATGTTTTTGCGAGCCATGCAGGTATTTCATTAGAATCTACCGGAAACATGACTTTTGAAACAATTGGTAGACAAATTGTTAAAAGGTGTAAGGGGTCACCTTTAGCGGCACAATCACTTGGAGGCTTATTGCGAGGGAAGCATGATATCGGAGACTGGAACAATATATTGAATAGCAACATTTGGGAACTTCCTGAAAATGAGAGCAATATTATTCCAGCACTGAGAATTAGTTATCATTATCTACCTCCACATCTGAAACgttgttttgtttattgttcATTGTTTCCGAAGGATTATAAGTTTTATAAAGATGAACTAATCTTGTTGTGGATGGCGGAGGATCTTTTAGAGCCTACAAAAACTGGAAAGACTTTAGAAGAAGTTGGTCATGGGTATTTTGTTGATTTGGCTTCAAGATCATTTTTCCAGAGAGATATATCGAATGAGTATTTTGTGATGCATGATCTTATACATGATTTAGCAATCTTACTTAGTGGAGAATTCTATTCTAGATTGGAAGAACTTGGAAAAGAAGCTAAGATCAGTACGAAGACTCGTCATTTGTCAATTAGTGGGTTCATTGGTCAAGTCTCAGAAagttttgatattttttccaAGGTAAAAATTTTGAGGTCATTTTTGCCAATTAATCTCAAAGATTCTCCATTCAACAATGGAAAGGCAGCATGCACCATTCTCTCCAATTTGAAATACCTAAGAGAATTGTCATTCTGCAAATTCTCAAATCTAGATGCATTACCCGATTCAATAGGTGAAATGATTCATTTGCGATATTTAAATCTCTCTCACACAAGTATAAATGCTCTACCAGAGTCATTGTGTAACTTATACAATTTACAAACATTGAAGTTGTACAATTGTAGGGAGCTGACTATGCTGCCTAATGACATGCAAAATCTTGTGAAGTTGCGCCATCTTGATATCTGGGGAACTGATTTAAAAGAGATGCCTAGAGAAATGAGTAAATTGCATCATTTGCAGCATTTAAGTTGCTTTATTGTGGGCAAGCATGAAGAGAATGGGATCAAGCAACTCGGAAAACTTTCAAATCTTCATGGATTACTTAAGATTATGAAATTGGAGAATGTTAGCAACAGTAATGAAGCATTGGAGGCTAAGGTAAGGGATAAGAAGCACCTTGACCGCTTAGAATTGTGCTGGTCTTCAGGAAACGATTTTAACGATTCCCAAGGTGAAATGGACATTCTTTGCAAGTTACAACCTCATCAAGACCTGAAAGGACTAGAGATATCTGGATACAGGGGCACAAAATTTTCAGAATGGGTTGGATACTCTTCCTTCCATCGCATGACTCGCATAGTTCTATCTGGCTGTGAGAACTGTTGTATGCTTCCTTCCCTTGGACAACTACCCTCTCTCAAGAGTCTTCATATTAGAAAATTGAATGGGCTTGAGAATGTGGGTGTTGAATTTTTCAAGAGTGATGATTCCTTTACTGGGACACCCTTTCCCTCCCTTGAAAAATTGGATATTTGGAACATGCCATGTTGGGAAGTGTGGAATCATCCAATTGAGTCAAATGCCTTTCCTCAGCTAAAGCGCCTCACCATAAGTGATTGTCCCAGATTAAGGGGAGATTTGCCAACTCATCTTCCAGCTTTGGAATCACTTTCGATTAAGAATTGTGAGCAGCTTGCTTCTAACCTTCCTAGGGCTCCCGTCATCCGGTCATTAAATGTAGAGAAAAGCAATAAAGTGTCCTTGCGAGAGCTACCCATTTCGGTGGAAGAGCTAGAAATCAGAGGAAGCGAGGCGGTGGAGTCTATGTTTGAGGCCATCTCCATCATCCAACCAACTTGTCTTCAAGTTTTAGAGATCCGGAGTTGTTCATCTGCCTTATCATTCCCGGGAGATTGTTTACCCGCATCACTCAAGAGATTGGAAATCAGGAAGTGTAGGAAACTAGAATTTCCAAAGCAAAACGAGTTACTTGAAGCGCTGACTGTATGGGACAGCTGTGATTCTCTCATATCCCTTCAGTTGGAGACCTTTCCAAATCTCCGTTCTCTCACCATCATAAACTGTGCAAATCTGGAACGTATTTCAGTACCGAATGCAGGTCTTCACAATCTCACATCTTTCGAGATAAATGGCTGCCCCAAATTTGTATCATTCCCAATAGAAGGATTGCATGCGCCCAACTTGACTGAAATCGTCGTCTTTAATTGCGAAAAGTTAAAGTCATTACCTTGTCACATGAATACTCGTCTCCCAAAGTTAGAATCTCTGTGGATAAGTAATTGCCAAGAAATTGAGTCCTTTCCTAGTAAAGGGGATATGCCGTCTAGCTTGAGATCACTTACCATCGACGGCTGCGAGAATGTGATAAGGAGCACATGCCTAGCTTCGATGGACATGCTCACTGACCTTACCATTGGAGGTCCATGGGATGGGGTCAAGTCCTTCCCGCAGGAGGGTTTGATGTTGCTGCCTCCCTCCCTTACCTCCCTGCGCCTATCTGGATTAATAAGTGTGGAGACGTTGGAGTGCAAGGGGCTTCTCCACCTCACCTCCCTCCATCAATTAACGATTCGGTTCTGTCCCAAGCTGAAGAATGTGGCGGCAGAAAGGCTGCCTGCCTCTCTAATAAAACTTGATATCATTAGGTGTCCTCTGCTGGAAGAACGGTGCAAAATGAAGCACCCACAAATTTGGCCCAAAATTTCCCACATCCCAGGCATTGCAGTTAATTACAGATGGATTTCTTGA